GCAACCAATTCAGGGTCTAATAAGTTCTCAGCTTGCGCCGCAGTGAACAGAACAAAAGCAAACTCACCACCTTGGCTCAAAATCGCCGCCATTCGACTTCGAGCTTTCGCTTGAGTGCCAAAAAGGCGAGCCAATATGTAGAGAATCCCTCCTTTTATTGCAACGAGAATAACCACCGCCACCAAAATTTTAAAGGGCTCTAAAATAATGAGGCCTAAGTTTACTGCCATGCCAACTGCGATAAAAAACAACCCAAGCAACAAACCTTTAAACGGTTCAATGGCCACTTCCAGTTCATGTCGATACTCACTTTCGGCAAGCAGAACACCAGCAAGAAAAGTACCGAGTGCCATAGACAAACCTAGGCTTTGCATGATTAACGCAATACCAATGACCACAAGAAGTGCAGCCACGGTAAACAACTCTCGTACACCACTGGTCACCACATATCGAAACAATGGGCGCAATAAAAAATGGCCACCAACGAGCAACACAATAATAGAACCAAAAGTCGTCATAGTATCGAGCCAATCACCTCCGCCATTCCCTCCTGCAAGTACAGGTAGTATGGCCAACATTGGTATCACGGCAATATCTTGGAATAAAAGAACAGCAAAGCCGGATTGACCTGTCTCTGAACCAGCTAAACCCTGCTCTTCAATAACTCTGAGCGCTATCGCAGTGGAAGACAAGGCTAGCCCCATTCCTACCACCAAACTGGTTTGCCATGACAGCCCAAAGAAGCTTGCGATGCTGGCAAGTACACAAGAGGTCACCACCACTTGTGCACCACCCAAACCCAAAATAGGGTTTCTCATTTGCCATAATTTTTTGGGATTAAGTTCTAAGCCGATAAGAAAAAGTAATAACACCACACCAAATTCGGCAAAATGAAGGATAGCGTCTACATCACTGATTAACCCAAAACCCCAAGGTCCAATTGCGACACCAGCGAGTAGATACCCTAAGACTGAACCTAACCCCATTCGTTGAGCAAGTGGCACGGCCACAACGGCTGCGGACAAAAAAATCACACTACTTTGCAAAAAATCATTCGTCATTGCCATCAGCTAAGTCCTCCGATTTTTCTATTTCGTACGATTCCCATGGATTCATTAACCAATGACGGTAGGCTTCAGCATGCTGCAATCGTTCCACATCAGAGATATGCCTAGCCCAATGCAAAACTATCGGCTCCATCCAGTTCATTCGACACAAGCCCGCCGTTAACTCAAATGGCTGTAGTATCTCTTCCATTGGGTATTTGTTATAGCCTGACGGGGCAAAAGCTTCTCGTGCACCTCCGGTTG
This portion of the Vibrio sp. VB16 genome encodes:
- the kefB gene encoding glutathione-regulated potassium-efflux system protein KefB, whose translation is MAMTNDFLQSSVIFLSAAVVAVPLAQRMGLGSVLGYLLAGVAIGPWGFGLISDVDAILHFAEFGVVLLLFLIGLELNPKKLWQMRNPILGLGGAQVVVTSCVLASIASFFGLSWQTSLVVGMGLALSSTAIALRVIEEQGLAGSETGQSGFAVLLFQDIAVIPMLAILPVLAGGNGGGDWLDTMTTFGSIIVLLVGGHFLLRPLFRYVVTSGVRELFTVAALLVVIGIALIMQSLGLSMALGTFLAGVLLAESEYRHELEVAIEPFKGLLLGLFFIAVGMAVNLGLIILEPFKILVAVVILVAIKGGILYILARLFGTQAKARSRMAAILSQGGEFAFVLFTAAQAENLLDPELVAFLLVVVSLSMVTTPLLLLVQKKWFSATINNDEGLAQEDVVNRNPRVIIAGFGRFGQVVGRLMYANKIRITVLESDASQIRLLRKYGYKVFYGDATQLDLLRAAGADKAEALVACTDSPDEILHIVEICQQHFPNLKIFARARSRVEAYQLLNHGVPNYSRETFLGALDLGRQLLVELGMHPYQAKRSEDHFRKLDNAMLRELLPKHTDDKDLAQRSKESRKELEEIFGQEMETDNQSTNHWK